Proteins from one Triticum aestivum cultivar Chinese Spring chromosome 7A, IWGSC CS RefSeq v2.1, whole genome shotgun sequence genomic window:
- the LOC123150403 gene encoding probable carboxylesterase 8, with amino-acid sequence MSTIPLIKAVVAPSVQETKQSREEPMSDLMVADVDASARPPPSKSDNLFMQIAVHPDGAVTRPVVPTIPASDAGSGAAVFSRDVPLDTSLGTYIRLYLPNPVPPSTKLPVILYFHGGGFVVFNADTAFYHASCEAMAAAVPAIVASLDYRLAPEHRLPAAYDDAVAAVMWLRDVAPQDPWIAAHGDLARCFVMGSSSGGNMAFNAGVRTKGIDLSPAAVRGLLLHQPYLGGVERTPSEERSEDDFMVPLEANDKLWSLALPLGADRDHEFSNPEKAVAQEAVVGLPRCLVSGSDGDPLIDRQRGFTTWLRDSGVEVVAKTDGSGFHAAELFVPEKAEKMFALVRDFVFADSDA; translated from the coding sequence ATGTCCACCATCCCACTCATCAAAGCTGTAGTCGCACCGAGTGTGCAAGAGACAAAGCAAAGCCGCGAGGAACCCATGAGCGATCTCATGGTCGCGGACGTTGATGCGTCTGCGCGGCCGCCGCCGTCCAAGTCGGACAACCTCTTCATGCAGATCGCCGTCCACCCGGACGGTGCCGTCACGCGGCCCGTCGTCCCCACCATCCCGGCTTCCGACGCCGGCAGCGGGGCGGCCGTCTTCAGCAGGGACGTGCCCCTCGACACCTCTCTCGGCACGTACATCCGGCTATACCTCCCCAACCCCGTCCCGCCGTCGACGAAGCTCCCCGTCATCCTCTACTTCCACGGAGGCGGCTTCGTTGTCTTCAACGCCGACACCGCCTTCTACCACGCCTCctgcgaggccatggcggcggccgtACCGGCCATCGTCGCCTCCCTCGACTACCGCCTCGCACCCGAGCACCGCCTGCCCGCCGCCTATGACGACGCCGTCGCGGCCGTGATGTGGCTCCGTGACGTGGCGCCCCAGGACCCCTGGATCGCCGCGCACGGCGACCTCGCCCGGTGCTTCGTCATGGGCAGCAGCTCCGGCGGGAACATGGCGTTCAACGCCGGAGTCCGGACCAAGGGCATCGATCTGAGCCCCGCCGCGGTGCGCGGGCTCCTGCTGCACCAGCCGTACCTCGGCGGCGTCGAGCGGACGCCGTCCGAGGAGAGGTCGGAGGACGACTTCATGGTGCCGCTGGAGGCCAACGACAAGCTCTGGAGCCTCGCACTGCCGCTGGGCGCGGACCGCGACCACGAGTTCAGCAATCCGGAAAAGGCGGTGGCACAGGAAGCCGTGGTCGGCCTGCCGCGGTGCCTGGTGTCCGGGAGCGACGGCGACCCGCTGATCGATAGGCAGAGAGGGTTCACCACGTGGCTTCGGGACAGTGGCGTGGAGGTCGTCGCCAAGACGGACGGCTCCGGGTTCCACGCTGCGGAGCTCTTCGTGCCAGAGAAGGCCGAGAAGATGTTCGCGCTGGTTCGCGATTTCGTATTCGCCGACAGTGATGCTTAA